A genome region from Pygocentrus nattereri isolate fPygNat1 chromosome 10, fPygNat1.pri, whole genome shotgun sequence includes the following:
- the cdk1 gene encoding cyclin-dependent kinase 1 produces the protein MDDYLKIEKIGEGTYGVVYKGRHKSTGQVVALKKIRLESEEEGVPSTAVREISLLKELQHPNVVRLLDVLMQESKLYLVFEFLSMDLKKYLDSIPSGQYMEPMLVKSYLYQILEGILFCHCRRVLHRDLKPQNLLIDNKGVIKLADFGLARAFGVPVRVYTHEVVTLWYRAPEVLLGASRYSTPVDVWSIGTIFAELATKKPLFHGDSEIDQLFRIFRILGTPNNEVWPDVESLPDYKNTFPKWKSGSLSSMVKNLDKNGIDLLGKMLTYDPLKRISARQAMTHPYFDDLDKTTLPASNLKS, from the exons ATGGACGACTACCTGAAGATAGAGAAGATCGGAGAGG GAACATATGGAGTGGTGTACAAAGGCCGTCACAAGTCCACAGGTCAGGTGGTGGCCCTGAAGAAGATCCGCTTGGAAAGTGAGGAGGAGGGGGTCCCCAGCACGGCAGTCCGAGAAATCTCCCTGCTCAAAGAGCTTCAACACCCCAACGTTGTACG GCTGCTGGATGTGCTGATGCAGGAGTCGAAACTGTACCTGGTGTTTGAGTTTCTGTCGATGGATCTGAAGAAGTACCTGGACTCCATTCCTTCAGGACAGTACATGGAGCCCATGCTTGTTAAG AGTTACCTGTATCAGATCCTGGAGGGGATTCTGTTCTGTCACTGTCGCCGTGTTCTGCATCGCGACCTGAAGCCCCAGAACCTACTGATCGATAACAAAGGTGTGATCAAGCTGGCGGACTTCGGCCTGGCCCGCGCTTTCGGAGTGCCCGTCAGAGTCTACACGCACGAG gtggtgACACTGTGGTACAGAGCTCCAGAGGTGCTGTTGGGAGCGTCTCGTTACTCCACTCCTGTGGACGTCTGGAGTATCGGGACCATCTTCGCGGAACTGGCCACCAAAAAACCTCTGTTCCACGGAGATTCAGAGATAGACCAGCTCTTCAGGATCTtcag GATTCTGGGTACCCCCAATAACGAGGTATGGCCGGATGTGGAGTCGTTGCCCGATTACAAGAACACCTTCCCCAAGTGGAAGTCGGGTAGTTTGAGCAGTATGGTGAAGAACCTGGACAAGAACGGCATCGACCTGCTCGGG aaAATGCTGACCTATGATCCTCTGAAGAGGATTTCTGCACGACAGGCCATGACCCACCCTTACTTTGACGATCTGGATAAAACCACTCTTCCTGCCAGCAACTTGAAGAGCTAA